One part of the Mariniflexile litorale genome encodes these proteins:
- a CDS encoding undecaprenyl-diphosphate phosphatase, translated as MNYIEAVILAIIEGITEYLPVSSTGHMIIASSFMKIAGDDFTKLFTIVIQLGAILSVVVLYWKRFFQSLDFYFKLLVAFIPAVVLGLLLNDVIDELLESPVVVAITLILGGIILLKVDDWFKANEVYDEANPDAHTKISYATALKIGFFQCFAMIPGTSRSGASIVGGMTQKLNRKTAAEFSFFLAVPTMFGATAKKLYDYYKAGFELTSDQINYLIIGNVLAFIVALIAIKSFIDYLSKKGFKVFGYYRIILGIALLFIHFFIYKLTVV; from the coding sequence ATGAATTATATTGAAGCTGTCATTTTAGCCATTATAGAAGGCATTACTGAGTACTTGCCGGTTTCATCTACAGGACACATGATTATCGCGTCGTCCTTTATGAAAATAGCTGGCGACGATTTTACGAAACTTTTTACCATCGTTATTCAATTGGGTGCTATCTTATCGGTAGTTGTATTGTACTGGAAACGATTTTTCCAAAGTTTAGATTTTTATTTTAAATTGTTAGTCGCTTTCATTCCTGCGGTAGTATTAGGATTGCTTTTAAATGATGTAATTGACGAATTATTAGAAAGTCCTGTAGTAGTTGCCATTACCTTAATTTTAGGTGGTATTATTTTATTGAAAGTAGACGACTGGTTTAAAGCCAACGAAGTTTACGACGAAGCCAATCCGGATGCGCACACCAAAATAAGTTATGCTACTGCTTTAAAAATTGGTTTTTTTCAATGTTTTGCCATGATTCCTGGAACCTCTCGAAGTGGCGCCAGTATTGTTGGAGGTATGACTCAGAAATTAAACCGAAAAACCGCTGCCGAATTCTCATTTTTTCTAGCCGTTCCAACCATGTTTGGGGCTACTGCTAAAAAACTATACGATTATTATAAAGCTGGTTTCGAATTAACTAGCGACCAAATAAACTATTTAATTATTGGTAATGTTTTAGCTTTTATTGTAGCACTAATTGCTATAAAATCGTTTATAGATTATTTAAGTAAAAAAGGGTTTAAAGTTTTTGGTTATTACCGTATTATACTTGGTATTGCTTTATTATTCATTCACTTTTTTATCTATAAATTAACCGTTGTTTAA
- the truB gene encoding tRNA pseudouridine(55) synthase TruB encodes MLNVEDYLSGQVLLIDKPLHWTSFQVVNKLRWEIRQAFKLKKIKVGHAGTLDPLATGLLIICTGKMTKEIDSFQAQIKEYTGTIVLGSTTPSFDLETEINETFPTNHITEALIKKTTKQFIGDIQQFPPVFSAIKKDGKRLYEFARAGEDVEIKPRPVNISEFEITNIDGLNVNFRVVCSKGTYIRSLANDFGKALQSGGHLSALRRTKIGDFHVDHGITIESFIEKISAE; translated from the coding sequence ATGCTAAATGTTGAAGATTATCTTTCTGGTCAAGTATTATTAATTGACAAACCCCTGCATTGGACTTCTTTTCAAGTGGTTAACAAACTACGTTGGGAAATTAGACAAGCTTTTAAATTGAAAAAAATAAAAGTGGGACACGCAGGCACATTAGACCCACTTGCTACGGGCTTATTGATAATTTGCACTGGTAAAATGACCAAAGAAATCGATTCTTTTCAAGCGCAAATAAAAGAATATACAGGTACCATTGTTTTAGGAAGCACAACCCCTTCGTTTGATTTAGAAACCGAGATAAATGAAACGTTTCCAACCAATCATATCACTGAAGCGTTAATTAAAAAAACCACCAAACAATTTATTGGAGACATTCAACAATTTCCTCCTGTTTTTTCAGCTATTAAAAAAGATGGAAAACGTTTATATGAATTTGCTCGAGCTGGTGAAGACGTCGAAATTAAACCAAGACCCGTGAATATTTCAGAATTTGAAATCACTAATATTGATGGTTTAAATGTTAATTTCAGAGTCGTTTGTAGTAAAGGCACTTATATTCGCTCGTTAGCAAATGATTTTGGAAAAGCATTGCAATCGGGTGGGCATTTATCAGCTTTAAGGCGTACAAAAATTGGCGACTTTCATGTAGATCATGGCATTACTATTGAAAGTTTTATTGAAAAGATTTCTGCGGAATAA
- a CDS encoding thioredoxin family protein, translating into MDSIIKSSMQKALTYPAYRELVKKLSEQNSTTGSEKTEALATYTKLNDKRMKRWDKTLKISETSQQRVSEFDNPVTWLVITESWCGDAAHVLPVLNKMAELNNHIDFKIVLRDENLELMDLFLTNGSKSIPKLIMIDNQTNDVLNTYGPRPSEATSFVNRYKAKYGTLTPEFKEDLQHWYNNDKGQNIIKDITELLCESEPNVCQ; encoded by the coding sequence ATGGACTCAATTATAAAAAGTAGTATGCAAAAGGCTTTAACTTACCCTGCTTATAGAGAGTTGGTTAAAAAATTGTCTGAACAAAACTCTACAACAGGAAGTGAAAAAACGGAAGCTTTAGCAACTTACACAAAGCTCAATGACAAGCGTATGAAGCGTTGGGATAAAACTTTGAAAATTTCGGAGACATCGCAGCAACGGGTAAGTGAATTTGACAATCCTGTTACTTGGCTGGTTATTACAGAAAGTTGGTGTGGTGACGCAGCACATGTGTTGCCAGTATTAAATAAAATGGCAGAACTAAATAATCATATTGATTTTAAAATTGTACTTCGTGATGAAAACCTAGAATTAATGGATTTATTCTTAACTAATGGAAGTAAGTCTATTCCAAAATTGATTATGATTGATAATCAAACCAATGATGTTTTAAACACTTATGGTCCAAGACCAAGTGAAGCAACAAGCTTTGTAAATCGCTATAAAGCTAAATACGGCACGTTAACACCAGAATTTAAAGAAGATTTGCAGCATTGGTATAATAATGACAAAGGGCAAAATATTATAAAAGATATTACAGAATTACTTTGTGAGTCTGAACCTAATGTTTGCCAATAA
- a CDS encoding DNA-3-methyladenine glycosylase I, whose protein sequence is MAEKHRCGWCIGDTLYETYHDQEWGVPVYDDATIFEFLILETFQAGLSWITILRKRENFKTAFDNFDYKKIATYNQNKVDALLQDSGIVRNKLKVNATITNAQLFMKIQEEFGSFSKYIWGFVDGKPINNRLRSHKEATPTTAISDALSKDLKKRGFKFVGSTVMYAHMQATGMVNDHEIGCFRYDEV, encoded by the coding sequence ATGGCTGAAAAACACAGATGTGGTTGGTGTATAGGAGACACTTTATACGAAACATACCATGACCAAGAATGGGGCGTTCCTGTCTATGACGATGCTACTATTTTTGAATTTTTAATTTTAGAAACGTTTCAAGCAGGTTTAAGTTGGATAACCATTTTACGTAAACGAGAAAATTTCAAAACAGCCTTTGATAATTTTGATTATAAAAAAATAGCAACTTATAACCAAAATAAAGTTGATGCATTACTACAAGACTCAGGGATTGTACGAAACAAACTAAAAGTAAATGCTACTATTACCAACGCCCAATTATTTATGAAAATTCAAGAAGAATTTGGCAGTTTCAGCAAATACATCTGGGGTTTTGTTGATGGAAAACCTATAAATAATAGGCTTAGAAGCCACAAAGAAGCGACGCCCACCACTGCAATAAGCGACGCTTTAAGCAAAGACCTTAAAAAACGTGGTTTTAAATTTGTAGGTAGCACCGTTATGTATGCTCACATGCAGGCCACTGGAATGGTAAACGACCACGAGATTGGATGTTTTAGGTATGATGAAGTTTAA
- the aat gene encoding leucyl/phenylalanyl-tRNA--protein transferase, which translates to MQYLTQDIIFPNPNEATEDGLLAIGGDLSVERLLLAYNGGVFPWFSEGDPILWWSPDPRFVLFPEKLKVSKSMKQVLRNKDYTVTVNKNFRAVITECSKAKRDGQPGTWITNDMIEAYIKLHDLGYAKSVEVWLEDELIGGLYGIDLSNGVFCGESMFAKKTNASKIAFITFIQNTDYKLIDCQVYTNHLESLGAEEISRDIFLQFLTT; encoded by the coding sequence ATGCAATATCTAACTCAGGATATAATATTTCCAAATCCGAATGAAGCTACCGAAGATGGTTTATTGGCCATTGGAGGTGATTTGTCCGTAGAACGTTTGTTACTTGCCTATAATGGAGGCGTTTTTCCTTGGTTTAGTGAGGGGGATCCTATTTTGTGGTGGTCACCAGATCCGCGTTTTGTGCTATTTCCAGAAAAATTGAAAGTTTCTAAAAGTATGAAACAGGTGTTAAGAAATAAAGACTATACTGTAACAGTAAACAAAAACTTTAGGGCAGTGATTACCGAATGCTCTAAAGCCAAACGCGATGGACAACCTGGAACTTGGATTACCAACGACATGATTGAGGCCTACATTAAACTTCATGATTTAGGATATGCAAAATCTGTTGAAGTTTGGTTGGAAGACGAATTAATTGGCGGACTCTATGGAATAGATTTGTCTAATGGTGTATTCTGTGGGGAAAGTATGTTTGCTAAAAAAACGAACGCTAGTAAAATAGCCTTCATTACATTTATTCAAAATACAGATTATAAACTTATAGATTGCCAAGTGTACACCAATCATTTAGAAAGTTTAGGAGCTGAAGAGATTTCTAGAGATATATTTTTACAATTTTTAACGACTTAA
- a CDS encoding DUF3127 domain-containing protein, whose product MEVQGRIKMVGETQTFGGNGFRKREVVVTTEEQYPQHIMVEFVQDKCDLLNSYKAGQQVKISINLRGREWVNPQGETKYFNSIQGWRIEALQEASSDGSLPPVPPMDAFEPAGDLKEDDHDDLPF is encoded by the coding sequence ATGGAAGTTCAAGGAAGAATTAAAATGGTAGGAGAAACTCAAACTTTTGGAGGTAATGGGTTTAGAAAAAGAGAAGTGGTAGTAACAACAGAAGAACAATATCCACAACACATCATGGTGGAGTTTGTGCAAGACAAATGTGACCTACTTAACAGTTATAAAGCCGGACAACAAGTAAAAATAAGTATCAATTTACGTGGTAGAGAATGGGTAAACCCGCAAGGTGAAACCAAATATTTCAACTCGATTCAGGGTTGGAGAATTGAAGCATTGCAAGAAGCAAGCTCAGATGGAAGTTTACCACCAGTACCTCCTATGGATGCTTTTGAGCCAGCAGGCGATTTGAAAGAAGACGATCACGACGATTTACCGTTTTAA
- a CDS encoding HAMP domain-containing sensor histidine kinase, producing the protein MIFTKYSNTFRWVIIIASFAIVSLILWKTYEFFQHFKEEERTKMENWSFAQTDIINSDKDANLDLTLKILSSNTTTPMLLINDDGSLGSYNNINEAKISDSLYLKKLIVQFKEENEPIPIKIGESVVGVIYYGNSELLNKLKYYPLALLLIVFLFGAVIFFFYRSNKNATQNKLWSGMAKETAHQIGTPLSSLIGWAEILKSENTNPEYIVEIEKDIDRLQTITERFSKIGSVPTLEIADIVKETIDSYDYLKTRSSNLIEFDIKIPEVPIQVNLNKQLYSWCIENLVKNAIDAMKGRGKLTVEISELENTIMVAVTDTGKGLSKKDFNRIFEPGFTTKKRGWGLGLSLTRRIIEDFHDGKIKVLQSEKNKGTTFQITFKRA; encoded by the coding sequence ATGATTTTCACAAAATATAGCAACACATTTCGTTGGGTTATTATAATAGCTTCATTTGCTATTGTATCTCTTATTTTATGGAAAACTTATGAGTTTTTTCAGCATTTTAAAGAAGAAGAACGTACCAAAATGGAAAATTGGTCGTTTGCACAAACCGATATTATTAATTCGGATAAAGATGCTAATTTAGATTTAACCCTTAAAATACTTAGTAGCAATACAACAACCCCCATGCTGCTTATTAATGATGATGGAAGTTTAGGTAGTTATAATAATATCAATGAAGCTAAAATTTCTGACTCTTTATACCTTAAAAAATTAATAGTACAGTTCAAAGAAGAAAACGAACCAATTCCTATAAAAATAGGAGAGAGTGTAGTAGGTGTCATTTATTATGGAAATTCCGAATTATTAAACAAGCTAAAATATTACCCACTCGCTTTATTGCTTATTGTATTTCTTTTTGGTGCGGTTATTTTCTTTTTTTACCGAAGTAATAAAAACGCCACTCAAAACAAATTATGGTCTGGTATGGCTAAAGAAACAGCACATCAAATAGGCACGCCTTTATCGTCTTTAATTGGTTGGGCAGAAATTTTAAAATCTGAAAACACAAACCCCGAATATATTGTTGAAATTGAAAAGGACATAGATAGATTACAAACTATTACCGAACGTTTTAGCAAAATAGGGTCTGTTCCTACTTTAGAAATAGCCGACATCGTTAAAGAAACCATCGATTCTTATGATTATTTAAAAACAAGATCTTCAAATCTTATTGAATTTGATATTAAAATACCAGAAGTTCCCATTCAAGTAAATTTAAATAAGCAACTTTACAGTTGGTGTATAGAGAACCTAGTAAAAAATGCCATTGATGCCATGAAAGGTCGCGGCAAACTTACTGTAGAAATTTCTGAATTAGAAAATACTATTATGGTAGCTGTAACCGATACGGGTAAAGGACTCTCTAAGAAAGACTTTAATAGAATATTCGAACCTGGATTTACTACTAAAAAACGGGGCTGGGGGTTAGGCTTATCGCTTACCAGACGTATTATTGAAGATTTTCATGATGGTAAAATAAAAGTTTTACAGTCTGAAAAGAACAAAGGAACCACATTTCAAATTACATTTAAACGCGCATAA
- a CDS encoding HIT family protein, whose product MASIFTKIVNGEIPCYKIAETDDFLAFLDVNPNSKGHTLCIPKKEVDKIFDLDEATYTGLMQFSRRIAIGIEKAIPCKRIGMTVIGLEVPHTHVHLIPLHSMEDARFIQKTALSPEAFQEVASLIKAQL is encoded by the coding sequence ATGGCTTCAATTTTTACTAAAATAGTAAACGGTGAAATACCTTGTTACAAGATTGCCGAAACGGACGATTTTTTAGCTTTTTTAGACGTAAACCCAAATAGTAAAGGGCACACGTTATGTATTCCTAAAAAAGAAGTTGATAAGATTTTCGATTTAGACGAAGCTACCTACACAGGTTTAATGCAGTTTTCAAGACGTATTGCTATAGGTATTGAAAAAGCCATACCATGCAAACGCATAGGTATGACTGTTATTGGTTTAGAAGTGCCTCATACCCACGTACATTTAATTCCATTGCATTCTATGGAAGATGCACGCTTTATTCAAAAAACAGCGTTATCTCCCGAAGCATTTCAAGAAGTAGCAAGTCTAATTAAAGCACAATTATAA
- the greA gene encoding transcription elongation factor GreA → MSKVSYYTPEGLKKLRDELKQLKDVERVKASRAIAEARDKGDLSENAEYDAAKEAQGMLEMRISKLEEALAGARIIDESQLDNSKILVLSKVKIKNQTNGMVMNYTLVADGEADLAAGKISVNSPIGRGLLGKSVGDVAEIQVPNGVMKFDIIEISR, encoded by the coding sequence ATGAGTAAAGTATCATACTATACACCAGAAGGGTTAAAAAAATTAAGAGATGAGCTTAAGCAATTAAAAGATGTGGAACGTGTGAAAGCATCCAGAGCTATCGCAGAGGCTAGAGATAAAGGAGATTTAAGTGAAAATGCCGAATACGATGCTGCTAAAGAAGCACAAGGGATGTTAGAAATGCGTATTTCTAAATTAGAAGAAGCTTTGGCAGGTGCGCGTATTATTGACGAGTCGCAATTAGATAATTCTAAAATATTAGTGTTATCTAAAGTGAAAATAAAAAATCAAACCAATGGTATGGTTATGAATTATACTTTAGTTGCAGATGGTGAAGCAGATTTGGCTGCAGGTAAAATTTCTGTTAATTCACCTATAGGAAGAGGATTGTTAGGAAAATCGGTTGGTGATGTAGCCGAAATACAAGTGCCTAACGGTGTGATGAAGTTTGATATTATTGAAATTTCACGATAA
- a CDS encoding TonB-dependent receptor has protein sequence MKSIFLILSSKSYNYFFRRFSFDFQNEVIKTKNTFLFLTLLVLSFSIKAQNNQIQKDSTKTEKLDEVLVNAVRVNADSPITHSNLSKKQISKRNLGQDIPALLNYLPSVVTTSDAGAGIGYTSIRVRGTDGTRVNVTINGIPYNDPESQGSFFVNLGDFASSMESLQLQRGVGTSTNGSSAFGASLNLLTDAFSKEASGEISNSFGSYNTRKHTVKLSTGLLNDHFEISGRFSKLYSDGYVDRASSDLKSYFLQAIYKDDNTLIKALTFGNEEHTYQAWYGLTADELKENRRQNPYTYDNETDNYWQDHYQLHWNERLNNKWSTNIGLNYTKGKGYYEQYKPEESAADFNNLIEDDSDVIVRRWLDNNFYVLNANVTYKKKGVEVITGLSYSSYDGDHFGEIIWGSHLSENTHIRDRYYFGDASKNNFSVFSKATIKLSEKLTGFVDLQGRFVNYKTNGLNSDRRPFVTDVQFSFFNPKAGLTYKNSEFSSFYTSYAVANREPNRDDFKAGVSENETLNDIELGWRFHKNKVQVNSNLYYMFYRNQLVLTGELDDVGSPIRATSGKSYRLGLEIDANIQFNNKFNTSTNIAISENKHRNFNSDVSGTIENLGDTHISYSPNVVLGNMLNYTPIHQFQLSLLTKFVGKQYLNNIDDKNSKMDSYFVNDFNISYEIKPKTIFKSIVFSGLFNNILNVEYISNAFDYGGGDIYYFPQATSNFLLGMTLKI, from the coding sequence ATGAAATCTATTTTTCTTATTCTTTCTTCAAAAAGTTACAATTACTTTTTTAGGAGATTCAGTTTTGACTTTCAAAATGAAGTCATCAAAACTAAAAACACTTTTCTTTTTTTAACACTCTTAGTGTTATCATTCAGTATTAAAGCACAAAATAATCAAATTCAAAAAGATTCAACGAAAACAGAAAAACTAGATGAAGTTTTAGTGAATGCCGTTCGTGTAAATGCCGACTCACCAATTACACATTCAAATCTTTCAAAAAAACAAATTTCTAAACGTAATTTAGGACAAGATATTCCTGCCTTGTTAAATTATTTGCCTTCTGTGGTTACCACAAGTGACGCAGGTGCAGGTATTGGTTATACAAGTATTCGTGTTCGTGGTACCGATGGTACACGAGTAAATGTAACTATTAATGGTATTCCGTATAATGATCCTGAAAGCCAAGGGTCATTTTTTGTGAATTTAGGTGATTTTGCATCATCCATGGAGAGTTTACAATTACAGCGTGGTGTGGGCACATCAACAAATGGTTCCAGTGCTTTTGGAGCTAGTTTAAACCTTTTAACCGATGCCTTTTCTAAGGAAGCTTCCGGCGAAATTTCGAATAGTTTTGGGAGTTATAATACTAGGAAACATACTGTTAAATTGAGTACAGGTTTATTAAATGATCATTTTGAAATTTCTGGTCGTTTTTCAAAATTATATTCCGATGGTTATGTAGATCGCGCTTCTAGCGATTTAAAATCTTATTTTTTACAAGCTATTTACAAAGATGACAACACTTTAATAAAGGCTTTAACTTTTGGAAATGAAGAGCATACCTATCAAGCTTGGTACGGATTAACTGCCGATGAGTTAAAGGAAAACCGCCGCCAAAATCCATACACATATGATAATGAAACGGATAATTACTGGCAAGATCATTACCAACTACATTGGAATGAGCGCTTAAATAACAAGTGGTCTACTAATATTGGCTTAAACTATACTAAGGGTAAAGGGTATTATGAACAATATAAACCAGAAGAGTCTGCTGCCGATTTTAACAATTTAATTGAAGACGATTCCGATGTTATTGTACGTCGTTGGTTAGATAATAATTTTTATGTTCTTAATGCGAATGTGACTTATAAGAAAAAAGGAGTAGAAGTTATTACAGGTTTATCTTATAGCTCATACGATGGAGATCATTTTGGAGAAATTATCTGGGGAAGTCATTTGTCTGAAAACACACACATTAGAGATCGTTATTATTTTGGTGATGCTTCTAAAAACAATTTTAGTGTATTTTCAAAAGCGACTATTAAATTAAGTGAAAAACTTACTGGGTTTGTCGATTTACAAGGACGTTTTGTGAATTACAAAACTAATGGATTGAATTCTGACAGAAGACCGTTTGTGACCGATGTGCAATTTAGTTTTTTTAACCCAAAAGCGGGATTAACTTATAAAAATTCGGAGTTTAGTAGTTTTTATACCTCTTATGCTGTTGCAAACCGTGAACCCAACCGCGATGATTTTAAAGCTGGAGTGAGCGAAAATGAAACACTTAACGATATAGAGTTAGGTTGGCGTTTTCATAAAAACAAAGTGCAGGTTAATTCTAATTTGTATTATATGTTTTATAGAAATCAGTTGGTGTTGACCGGAGAACTAGACGATGTTGGCAGCCCAATTAGAGCGACCAGTGGCAAAAGTTACCGTTTAGGTTTGGAAATTGATGCTAATATTCAATTTAACAATAAATTCAATACATCAACCAATATTGCTATAAGTGAAAACAAGCATAGAAACTTTAACTCGGATGTGTCTGGGACAATAGAGAATTTAGGTGATACCCATATTTCATATTCACCAAATGTAGTGCTAGGTAATATGTTAAATTATACACCAATACACCAATTTCAATTATCATTGTTAACTAAATTTGTAGGAAAACAGTATTTAAATAATATTGATGATAAAAATTCTAAGATGGATAGTTATTTTGTAAACGATTTTAATATTTCGTACGAAATAAAGCCGAAAACAATTTTTAAATCAATTGTTTTCTCAGGGTTATTTAATAATATATTAAACGTGGAATACATTTCTAATGCTTTTGATTATGGAGGTGGTGATATTTATTACTTCCCACAAGCCACAAGCAATTTTTTATTAGGAATGACGCTTAAGATTTAA
- the arfB gene encoding alternative ribosome rescue aminoacyl-tRNA hydrolase ArfB — MLNKDALLQELTFKAVRSSGAGGQHVNKVSSKVELAFNLFESSFFNEKLKERLINKLQNRLTKEGVLMLQCDESRSQHKNKELVINRFFELIEKGLIIPRKRIPTKIPRAVIKKRLKIKRNLSDKKANRRKPDID; from the coding sequence ATGTTAAACAAAGACGCATTGTTACAAGAATTGACTTTTAAAGCTGTTAGAAGTTCGGGTGCGGGTGGACAACATGTAAACAAAGTATCATCAAAGGTTGAACTCGCTTTTAATTTGTTTGAATCTTCATTTTTTAATGAAAAATTAAAGGAACGACTCATAAATAAACTTCAAAACAGATTAACAAAAGAAGGTGTTTTAATGTTGCAATGCGACGAAAGTAGAAGTCAGCATAAAAATAAAGAATTGGTAATAAACCGTTTTTTTGAATTGATAGAAAAGGGATTAATCATTCCCCGAAAAAGAATTCCAACAAAAATCCCTAGAGCTGTTATTAAAAAGCGTTTAAAGATTAAGCGTAATCTATCTGATAAAAAAGCAAATAGAAGAAAACCTGATATAGATTGA
- a CDS encoding DUF4301 family protein, producing the protein MFTEQDIKQIENHGLTVEKVNAQMRLIKSGMIYSNLLDAATIGNGILKKDKQQQQDCIDAFESKRDQLSIVKFVPASGAATRMFKFLFQFLNEFDENHESIESYSEKNKAFSEFLNGLEKLPFYDVVRAKINETIPNFNSLSLGKQCVLFVKTMLEGNRLNYSFYPKGLLPFHKYNDQVSTAFKEHLLEATLYALSNSTANLHFTISEVHKDMFENELKRVKNYLEKEINTKFNVSFSCQNKSTDTIAITSKDELYRTEDDKLLFRPSGHGALIENLNVLDFDLIFIKNIDNIVVLEQNIEVSNYKKMLAGILLQIQTQTFKYLYKLEDEDISEDEVNNIELFVINRINVEIDEAYKEYSLKEKRVYLHQKLNRPIRVCGMVKNEGEPGGGPFWVKDGNGVVSLQIVEFAQINIENPSQKNIVDHATHFNPTDLVCAVKDYKGNKFDLTKYVDSNAAFITIKSQNGVDIKALELPGLWNGAMAYWNTIFVEIPLATFNPVKTVNDLLKPAHQV; encoded by the coding sequence ATGTTTACAGAACAAGATATTAAACAAATAGAAAATCATGGATTGACTGTTGAAAAAGTCAATGCTCAGATGAGACTTATTAAATCAGGGATGATTTATTCTAATTTGTTAGATGCAGCAACCATAGGAAACGGTATTTTAAAAAAAGACAAGCAGCAGCAGCAAGACTGTATTGATGCTTTTGAAAGTAAACGCGACCAACTATCTATTGTTAAGTTTGTACCAGCTTCTGGAGCTGCGACACGGATGTTCAAATTTTTGTTTCAGTTTTTAAATGAATTTGATGAAAATCATGAGTCTATAGAGTCATATTCAGAGAAAAATAAGGCTTTTTCAGAGTTTTTAAACGGATTGGAAAAGCTACCGTTTTATGATGTTGTTAGAGCAAAAATAAATGAAACAATCCCAAACTTTAACAGTTTATCATTAGGGAAACAATGTGTGTTATTTGTAAAAACCATGTTGGAAGGTAATCGATTAAACTATAGTTTTTACCCAAAAGGCTTGTTGCCATTTCATAAATATAACGATCAAGTTTCTACTGCGTTTAAGGAACATTTGCTAGAAGCTACATTATATGCTTTATCAAACAGTACGGCTAATTTGCATTTTACAATTTCAGAAGTGCATAAAGATATGTTTGAAAATGAATTGAAACGAGTTAAAAATTATCTTGAAAAGGAAATTAATACAAAATTTAACGTATCATTTTCATGTCAAAACAAATCTACCGATACAATTGCCATCACATCCAAAGATGAACTTTACAGAACTGAAGATGATAAATTATTGTTTAGACCATCAGGGCATGGGGCTTTAATTGAAAATTTGAATGTTCTCGATTTTGATCTTATTTTTATTAAAAACATCGATAATATTGTTGTTTTAGAACAAAACATAGAGGTTTCTAACTATAAAAAAATGCTAGCAGGGATCCTTCTGCAAATACAAACTCAAACTTTTAAATATTTATACAAGTTAGAAGATGAAGATATTTCGGAAGATGAAGTTAATAACATCGAATTATTTGTAATTAACCGAATTAATGTAGAGATAGATGAGGCATATAAAGAGTATAGTCTAAAAGAAAAGAGAGTCTATTTACATCAAAAACTTAACAGGCCTATTAGAGTTTGTGGAATGGTTAAAAATGAAGGAGAACCTGGTGGAGGGCCATTTTGGGTTAAAGATGGCAACGGAGTTGTTTCTTTACAAATAGTTGAGTTTGCTCAAATTAATATTGAAAACCCATCTCAAAAAAATATTGTAGATCATGCTACCCATTTTAATCCAACAGATTTGGTTTGTGCTGTTAAAGATTATAAAGGAAATAAATTTGATTTAACAAAGTATGTAGATTCTAATGCCGCTTTTATAACCATAAAATCTCAAAATGGTGTAGATATTAAAGCTTTAGAACTCCCAGGATTATGGAATGGTGCGATGGCATATTGGAATACTATTTTTGTTGAAATTCCACTAGCAACCTTCAACCCAGTAAAAACAGTAAACGATTTATTAAAACCTGCGCATCAAGTTTAG
- a CDS encoding ATP-binding protein yields MEEKYSQQPSNCIKVVLFGPESTGKTTLSRKLARHYNSVWVPEYAREYLQNKWNNERKTCEPHDLLPIAEGQMRLENELAQKTNTVLICDTDLLETKVYSEAYYLGSCDPILEKFALENTYALYFLTYIDTPWEPDDLRDKPNEREAMFKAFENALIINKRPYVLLKGNKKERLEIAIKHIDNLLNKH; encoded by the coding sequence ATGGAAGAAAAGTATAGCCAACAACCTTCAAACTGTATAAAAGTAGTGTTATTTGGACCTGAATCTACGGGAAAAACAACCCTTTCAAGGAAGTTGGCAAGACACTACAATTCGGTTTGGGTACCTGAATATGCACGCGAGTATCTTCAAAACAAATGGAATAACGAACGTAAAACTTGTGAACCGCATGATTTATTACCAATTGCTGAAGGGCAAATGCGTTTGGAAAATGAATTAGCACAAAAAACCAATACCGTTTTAATTTGTGATACCGATTTACTAGAAACTAAAGTGTATTCTGAAGCCTATTATTTAGGAAGTTGTGACCCAATACTTGAAAAATTTGCTTTAGAAAATACTTACGCTTTATATTTTTTAACTTATATTGACACGCCTTGGGAACCTGATGATTTAAGGGATAAACCCAATGAAAGAGAAGCGATGTTTAAGGCTTTTGAAAATGCCTTAATTATAAATAAGCGACCTTATGTTTTATTAAAAGGAAATAAAAAGGAACGTTTAGAAATCGCAATTAAACATATTGATAATTTATTAAATAAACACTAA